From Calothrix sp. PCC 6303, a single genomic window includes:
- a CDS encoding glycosyltransferase family 4 protein — MHWIIAAPFINKINQKDEHWLAPYVSKEKHQFDIIPRREPLQNWHERKSAVTGVKDWLVYWQQGADAVKATRGGVITVFPQLPAVVGMQRRITRKRFPLVAWLFNVGTCSSGIRRSLAQASLDEIDRFIVHTRHECKIYHEWLGIPKERFEFVPFHEKEITVTHTENTTEPFVTALGSAHRDFPRLFEAVSKLSLPTVVASGKRALEGLTIPPNVQTPMGISKVECLQLAQEARINVIPLLPNPKVTAAGQVTIVEAMQMGRAVIATRCHGAEDYIQHGVTGWLVEPESVEDLTEAIDTLWNDAELRNRLGKAAQQYAKDNFSYEAAGVSLTRILDEVAQDYKF; from the coding sequence ATGCATTGGATAATTGCTGCTCCCTTCATCAATAAAATTAACCAAAAAGACGAACATTGGTTAGCCCCCTACGTCAGTAAAGAAAAGCACCAATTCGATATCATTCCTCGTCGAGAACCACTACAAAACTGGCACGAGCGAAAATCAGCCGTCACCGGAGTCAAAGATTGGTTAGTCTATTGGCAACAGGGTGCAGATGCAGTCAAAGCCACCAGAGGAGGAGTAATTACAGTTTTTCCCCAACTCCCCGCAGTGGTGGGAATGCAAAGACGAATTACCCGCAAACGCTTTCCCCTCGTTGCGTGGCTATTCAATGTTGGCACCTGTTCTAGTGGAATTCGCCGCAGTCTGGCACAAGCTAGTTTAGATGAAATCGATCGTTTTATCGTTCATACCCGCCACGAATGCAAAATTTACCATGAATGGTTAGGGATTCCCAAAGAACGATTTGAATTTGTCCCCTTCCACGAAAAAGAAATCACCGTCACCCACACGGAAAACACTACAGAGCCATTTGTTACGGCTCTAGGTTCTGCCCACCGTGATTTCCCCAGGTTATTTGAAGCAGTATCCAAACTTAGTTTACCCACAGTCGTCGCATCCGGAAAACGTGCATTAGAAGGATTAACCATTCCCCCCAACGTCCAAACACCCATGGGTATAAGTAAAGTAGAATGTTTGCAGTTAGCTCAAGAAGCCCGGATCAACGTCATTCCCCTGCTTCCCAACCCTAAAGTTACCGCAGCTGGACAAGTGACAATCGTGGAAGCCATGCAAATGGGTCGAGCAGTAATTGCTACACGCTGTCACGGTGCCGAAGACTACATTCAACATGGAGTCACAGGTTGGTTAGTGGAACCAGAATCCGTAGAAGATTTAACCGAGGCAATTGATACCCTGTGGAATGATGCAGAGTTACGCAACCGTCTAGGAAAAGCTGCTCAACAATATGCTAAAGATAATTTTTCCTATGAAGCTGCGGGAGTATCCTTAACCAGGATATTGGATGAAGTTGCCCAAGATTACAAATTTTGA
- a CDS encoding SDR family oxidoreductase codes for MKKLLITGASGFLGWHICQITQQEWQVYGTYYSHHSEIPGIKLQKVDLTDFQALKQLFHDIHPDAVIHTAALSQPNFCQNHPQESAAINVTASSNIAGLCADAQIPCAFTSTDLVFDGLNAPYKESDSVNPVNIYGEQKVLAEREMLAIYPQISICRMPLMFGAATPTSKSFMQGFIATLKAGKELNLFIDEFRTPVSGKTAAQGILIALKKSQGIIHLGGKERISRYDFGRLMVEVLELPNTSLTSCRQQDVKMSAPRPTDVSLDSSKAFALGYTPPSLKAELAGLTC; via the coding sequence ATGAAAAAGCTGTTAATCACTGGTGCAAGCGGTTTTTTAGGCTGGCATATTTGCCAGATTACCCAACAAGAATGGCAGGTTTATGGTACTTACTATTCGCATCATTCAGAAATTCCTGGTATCAAACTCCAAAAAGTTGATTTAACCGATTTTCAAGCATTAAAACAACTATTTCATGACATTCATCCTGATGCGGTTATCCATACAGCAGCACTATCGCAACCAAATTTTTGCCAGAACCATCCCCAAGAATCAGCGGCAATTAATGTAACTGCATCATCTAATATTGCAGGATTATGTGCTGACGCTCAAATTCCTTGTGCTTTTACTTCCACCGATTTAGTTTTTGACGGTTTAAATGCACCTTATAAAGAAAGTGATTCTGTAAACCCTGTGAATATCTATGGTGAACAAAAAGTTTTAGCAGAACGAGAAATGTTAGCGATATATCCGCAAATTTCTATATGTAGAATGCCATTAATGTTTGGTGCTGCAACTCCCACTTCCAAGAGTTTTATGCAGGGATTCATTGCCACATTAAAAGCTGGAAAAGAATTAAACTTATTTATTGACGAGTTTCGCACACCAGTAAGTGGCAAAACTGCCGCTCAAGGAATTCTAATAGCTTTGAAAAAATCTCAGGGAATCATCCATTTAGGTGGGAAAGAACGCATTTCTCGCTATGATTTTGGTAGATTGATGGTGGAAGTTTTAGAACTACCAAACACGAGTTTAACAAGTTGCCGTCAACAGGATGTAAAAATGTCTGCACCTCGACCTACTGATGTATCATTAGATAGCTCCAAAGCTTTTGCACTAGGGTATACACCACCATCTTTAAAAGCAGAGTTAGCTGGACTTACGTGTTAA